CACACGTTTTACGGTGCTGTTCGTCACGCACGGTATCGACGAAGCCATCCGCATCGGCACGCGCATTTTGCTGCTCTCGCCGCATCCGGGTCAGGTCAAGGCAGAGCTCAACAGTATCGCCCCCGAACAACTCGGCACGGCGCATCAGAGCGAGCTTGAGACCCGCATCGATCAACTGCTGTTCGCGACCCACTGAGGATGACGGCCATGAATGCTATCCCTTCGCAATCCGCCACGTCGGCATCCCCCGCCCCGATCGAACCCGTCTATCGTCCGGAGTTCGTGCTCGAACCGGTGCAGGCCGAACTGTCGTCGATCCAGCGCCCGCTCTCCACCTTCGAGACCCTTTATCGCCTGAGCTGGCTGCGCAAGACCGTGATTCTGTGCGTGCTGGCCATCATCTGGGAAATCTACGGACGCTGGCTCGACAACGCCTTACTGTTCCCGAGCTTCTCCGACACGGTCGCCGCGTTCGCGAGCGGTCTGACGAGCGGCGTGTTGCTGCTGCGCGCCGTCGTCTCGCTCAAGACGCTGCTCATCGGCTACGGCATCGGGATCGCACTCGCTGCGGTGCTCACCACCGTCGCCATCAGTTCGAAGATCGGCAACGATCTGCTGGAGACGCTCACCGCCATGTTCAACCCGTTGCCCGCCATCGCCTTGCTGCCGCTGGCGCTGATCTGGTTCGGATTG
This window of the Pandoraea sputorum genome carries:
- a CDS encoding ABC transporter permease; this translates as MNAIPSQSATSASPAPIEPVYRPEFVLEPVQAELSSIQRPLSTFETLYRLSWLRKTVILCVLAIIWEIYGRWLDNALLFPSFSDTVAAFASGLTSGVLLLRAVVSLKTLLIGYGIGIALAAVLTTVAISSKIGNDLLETLTAMFNPLPAIALLPLALIWFGLGNGSVIFVLVHSVLWAVALNTHSGFRGVSKTLRMVGQNYGLKRFALVQHVLIPAAFPSILTGLKVGWAFAWRTLIAAELVFGVSSGSGGLGWYIFENRNSLETANVFAGLFFVILIGLAVENLLFARIEKRTLHRWGMQH